GAGGAAAACAGGAGGAATTCAGATGATTATTCCAGTAAAGAAACGTATACAAATTTTCGATACGACTCTGCGAGACGGTGAACAGGCTCCGGGCGCAAGTCTGACCCCAGAGCAAAAAATACTGCTGGCCTATAAGCTCGCAGATCTGGGTGTTGATGTGATGGAACCTGGATTCCCGATATCGAGCCCTGGTGATTTTGCAGCAGTACAGACGATTTCACGTAAGGTGCGAAATGTGGAAATTTGCGGTTTTGCACGGGCGGTTAAAGGGGATATTGACGCGGCAGTCCGGGCAACCCAAGATGCTGAACGGCGGCGGATTCACCTGTTCATCTCCTCTTCTGATATTCATTTGCAGCATCAATTGCGTATGAGCAGAGCTGAAGTCGTAGCCAAAGCCCGCGAGATGACGGCTTACGCGCGTCAATTCTCTGATGTCGTTGAATTCACGGCGATGGATGCTGCGCGAACAGGAATCGATGATCTGATTGAAATGGTTGAAGCTGTCATTGAGGAAGGCGCTTCTATTATCAATCTGCCCGATACGGTCGGTTACGCCTTGCCACATGAATACGGGGAAATGTTCCGACGAGTGCGGCTGGGAGCAAGAGGCGGGGACAAAGTAAGCTATAGTGCCCACTGTCACAATGATTTGGGGCTGGCTGTAGCCAACAGTCTGGCGGCGATTGATGGAGGCGCGACACAGATCGAAGTCACTGTGAACGGAGTAGGTGAGCGTACCGGGAACTGTGCACTAGAAGAGCTTGTGATGGCGCTCGAAACCCGCGGGGATGCGATTGGGGCAGAGACAGGCATTGTGCTAGATAAGTTGTACGATACTTCACGGATGATCAGCGGGGCAATGCATTTTCCAATCGCCTATAACAAGCCAGTCGTTGGAAGAAATGCTTTCCAGCATGAGTCAGGGATTCATCAGGACGGTTTGCTGAAGGATCGCAGCACCTATGAGATCATGGATCCGGAACGGCTGGGCATCCCACGTAGCATGATCATTCTGGGCAAGCATTCTGGCAGACATGCGCTGAAGGACCGGGCGGCGAAGTATGGCATTACGCTTGAGCCTGCGGAGCTGGATGCATTGTATGAATCGTTTAAAGAGACGGCTGACCGTCAAAAGGTTGTCAGTGATGACCAACTGCTGCAAATGGTAAGCACTACTACTGGACAACAAGCTCAGGTTTATGAATTGGGCGAGGTTCAGGTATTGGCAGGTAGCGCCCAGCGCCGGGTGGCCGCTGTTACGGTTCGCCATTTGAAATCTGGACAGGAAACTTCACATACTAGTACTGGGGATGGTCCGCTTGAGGCCATTATCGCTGCTATTGGCCAAGGGATAACAGAGGACATAGATTTTGCGGGACTTGAACTGCATTCACTTGGAAGTGGAGAGAATGCCCAAGCGGAAGCGGCTGTGATGGTAGAGTGGGAAGGTCTTAAATTTAGAGGCACAGCTACGCATCAAGATATTATCATGGCAGCAGGAATTGCTTACATTGCAGCCTGTAACGCTGCGCTGCTCTCTACACAAATTGTTTAATATATATAGACCCGCTGTCTGATTTAGAGGTAGCGGGTTCTTTTTTATCATAAAATGAAGGGTTTTTGGAGCGGTTACGTCTTTTGTCAAGTTGTGGACAACGTTATCCACATATTCTGTCTGAGTTGTGTAAAAAGTGCGTAAAATCAGCAATGTCGGCGTTTTTTTTAATGCCTCTATAACCATTTTTGTTAGCAGTGAAACCTTGTGGGAATTGTGGATAATGTGGATAATTCAGTGGATAATAATTCCTGGGAATTGAAAATACCGATTTATCGCATAAAAAAAGCCCCTAAGGGGCTTTTTTAGTAGGTAGTTATACACGAAACCTGTGCATAGAGCTGTGGATAACTATTTATGAACAAATCGAGAAATATGAAAAAATATTTATGAAGTGGATTTTACATTATTCGTCAGCAAGGATTTCCCATTCGTTAAATAAATCTGTAAGCTGCGTTTTTTTGTTTTTTAGGTCCTCTTCATAACCTTGAAGTGCTAAATAATCCTGATAAACTTCAGGTTTAGTCATTTCATTTTCTATAAAAGCGATCGACTCCTCTAGTGAGGCAATGCCTTCCTCGAGCTCAGCGATACGCCGCTTCCGGTTACGCTCTTCACGCTTGGCTTGCTTATCCGCTTCGAAGGAGGAAACAGTGCTTTTTTCAGGAACTGCAGCATCCTTGTTGACGTTCTTGGAGGCTAACTCGGCGGCATCTTTCGCTATCTCTTCTAATTCTCGTTTTTTCTCGATATAGTCATCGTAGTTACCAAGGTATTGGTCGATCCCCTCGGGATGAAGCTCCAGCACGCGTTCAGCCATTTTGTTGAGGAAATAACGGTCATGAGAAATGAAGAGCAATGTACCTTCGAAATCGATTAAAGCTGATTCCAGCACCTCACGACTGACCAAATCTAAATGGTTGGTTGGCTCATCGAGAATGAGCATATTTGCGCCGCGCAACATGAGCTTCGATAATGCCACGCGTGCTTTTTCGCCGCCGCTCAGCGCGGAGATCTTCTTAAGAACATCTTCACCACTGAAGAGGAAATTGCCAAGAATTGTACGGATTCTGGCTTCCTCAATCATTGGGTATTCACTCCATAGCTCTTCCATTACCGTATTTTTCGGATTAAGGCGTGTTTGCTCCTGATCATAATAAGCAACCTTGACTTTCGTGCCCCAATTCACGGTTCCAGCGGACGGCTCCCGGGTTCCGGTCATACACTGCAGCAGTGTAGATTTACCGATACCATTGGGACCGATGAGTGCCGCGGTTTCTCCACGCCGCAGTTCAAAAGAAGCATCCTTAAACAAAGGTGGACCATCATTAAAGGAAACGGCTACATTTCGAACTTGCAGCACTTCTTTACCAGACATGAAGTCGGGCTCAAAGGAGAAGCTGGCTTTCTTCAGATCGCCCATCGGTCGATCTATGCGGTCCATCTTCTCAAGCGCTTTGCGTCTGCTCTGCGCACGTTTCGTGGTAGATGCTCGCACTATGTTTTTCTGTACGAAATCTTCCATTCTTGAAATCTCATCCTGCTGTTTCTCATACTGTTTCATTCGTGCTTCATATTCAGCAGCCTTCAAATCTACATACCGGCTGTAATTGCCTGTATAACGTCGAGATTGATGACGTTCGATCTCTACAATAGTAGTCACAAGCCGGTCCAGGAAATAACGGTCATGAGAAACAACCAGAATTCCGCCAGCATAACTGCGAAGATAATCCTCAAGCCAAGTTAATGTTTCAATATCCAGATGGTTCGTAGGCTCATCCAGCATTAGAAGATCGGGAGCCTGAAGCAAAATGCGGGCTAATGCGAGCCGAGTCTTCTGGCCACCACTAAGTGTGGCGATGGGTGTATCCGGTGGGAACTCGCCGAAGCCCATGCCGTGCAGGACACTTCGGATTCGTGTATTCATTTCATAACCACCGTGATCCTTGAACCAATCTGATCGGCGGGCATATCGTTCGAGCAGCTCTTCGTACCGTTTTGGGTCTTCTGCCAGCTTAGGATCAGCAATGCTTACTTCCATCTCTCTTAGCTCAGCCTCGGCTTCGATTAACGGTGCGAAAACGGCCATCATCTCTTCATGAATGGTTTTGTCGGATTGAAGTCCGCTATTTTGGGCTAAGTACCCGATTGTAGTTTCTTTTGATTTATGAATTTGACCGCTGTCGTAGGACATTTCACCAGCCAGAATTTGTAGAAAAGTTGATTTTCCGGCACCATTAACACCTACGAGTCCAACACGTTCCTTTTCATTTACCTGGAGGCTTATGCCGTCTAGTACGTTCTGTATACCATATGATTTTGTAATTCCTGTCGCTTGAAGAAGCATAACGATGAAACCTCCACCCTTGCATATTTCGCCTTGGTATTTATACCTCAGCCGTATGAACAACTTATTCTATAGTTTACATGAAAAGCGTTTCCCAAGCGAGAGCTCGATATATCGGAAGCAAGGAATAAAGACCTGGCTCGGAAACACAGTCCTATCCACCTTGGCGAACCGGGGAGAAGAGTGGTAAACTGGATTTACAAACAAGGATAAGCTTGGGATAAATATATGGGGGTGACCGACGATGTCAAGTAAGGGGTCGGTGATCTCCAAAATAAAGCAACAACTAAGAACTGAGAAGACCATCGCCCGAAACGAGCTCTCCTCGGACCAGAAAAGGGAATTGTCTTTTCTGGTCTGCAAGCATGCATCAGAGTGGCTGAAGACGAAGGACATCGCCTCACTGATGGCTTATGTATCTTTCCGTTCTGAACTCGATACCAACGCGCTTCTTACACAGGCGTGGAAGGATCAGCGCAGGGTACTGCTGCCGCGTGTTATTCCGGCAAGTGGTGCAATGAGTGTTCATAGGGTGAGCGCGTGGAGTGAGCTTGAGCCGGGGGCGTTTGGTATCCATGAACCTATTGTATCCGGCAAAGATTCACAAGAAATTGAAGTTGTTACACTACCCGAGGTTGTGTTTGTTCCGGGGCTGGCTTTTGATCTCCAAGGGGGTAGGCTTGGTTACGGCCGAGGATACTATGATCGATTGCGTGCGACATGGGAGACGGAAGAGTATGCCGCTGCGAAGCCGCCTGTCTGGATCGGGCTAGCCTATAGTATGCAGCTGGTTCCGAAGGTGCCCATGGATGAGCATGATGCCTTTATGGACATGCTGATTACTGAAAATGGCATAGTGCACTGCCGAAAAGGAGAGTGAGCCGTGGAATTGACCCATTTTAACGAGCAGGGAAGAGCTCGTATGGTGGATGTGAGTGAGAAGGAGATTACGAAGCGGACAGCTGTCGCGCGGAGTAAGATCAAGATGGCAACGGAGACGCTTAGTGCCATCAAGGAAGGTAAGATCAGTAAAGGAGACGTACTTGCCGTTGCGCAGATCGCTGGGATTATGGCGGCCAAGAAGACGTCTGACTGGATTCCGATGTGCCATCCGCTCCCGCTTACCGGTATTGACATCAGCTTCTCCGATAACAGCGAAGATGAACTTTATATAGAAGCAACAGTCCATACCACCGGAAAGACCGGAGTTGAAATGGAGGCGTTGACCGCTGTTTCTGCCTCAGCATTAACGGTATATGACATGTGCAAGGCTCTTCAGAAGGATATGATTATCGGACCAACGCTATTAGTGTCTAAAAGCGGGGGCAAGAATGGAGATTACGCGCTTGAACCTTGATCAGATCTTATGTTCGATGCGCTGAAGCAAGCGGGCTGCACTGTACAGCTAATTATACATAGAGAGGGAGGACAAACCTATGGCGTGGAAAACAGCAATCCTAACGGCCAGCGATAAAGGGGCCAGGGGCGAACGGGAAGACACGAGCGCCCAGGTTATTCGGGAGCTGGTGGAAGAGGAGCTTGGGGGCGAGATTGTTGAATATCGGATCGTGCCCGATGAACAAGATGAGATTATCGCAGCTTTGATAGAACTGACAGATTATTTTCAGGCGGATCTGGTATTGACGACCGGAGGTACCGATCTAGCAATACGCGATGTGACTCCGGAGGCTACTCGGCGTGTAATCGAGCGGGAAGTACCTGGACTTTCAGAAGCGATGCGAAGTACAGTGATGCAAAAAAACCGTGCGGTGATGCTGTTCCGCGGGATATGCGGCATTCGTGGACGCACGTTGATTGTTAACTTACCGGGTACACCGAAGGGTGTTCATGAGAATTTGGCAGCCATTATGGATCAATTACCGGAAGCGTTACTAATGGTAACTGGCCAATACCGCCAATAACATTGTCATATTCTTGTCACGTCACAAGGATAAACTATTTATAGAAGATAGTGGATGTAACTGTGACAAAAGTTATGGTATTATTAGTTTATCGTAAACGATGCCATGATCGGATAGACGGACAAGGAGGAATAATAATGTTTAGTGGAATTGGAACTCCGGGTATTATCTTGTTGGTTATACTGGCACTGCTCCTCTTTGGCCCGAATAAACTGCCAGAGTTAGGCCGCGCAGTTGGACGAACCTTCCGTGAATTTAAGGAAGGCGCACGTGAAATCATCGGTGATACTGATCCGGTGAAGAAGAGCGAAGCTCCTGTGCCGACGGCCCCGCAGACGGTCGCTGCAGATATTCCTCAGGACAAACGCCTGCCGGAATAATAATAAGTTTAACAATGGGGCTATCTCACAAGTCTAATAGACTTAGGAGACGCCCCTTTTTCAATTTGCTTGTTGCTTTCTGCAGAAACGGGCACAGCTTTACACAAAGCTGGTGTAATGTTTCTACTCTTGTCATGGGATGGTGTCAGGATGTCTCTCGAAACGGAAGAAATGTCGGTGGTGGATCATCTCACCGAGCTGCGTAAACGGATTATTTATGTGCTGATTGTATTTATTCTTGGATTGGTAGGAGGTCTGTTCTGCGCCAAGCCCATTTACGATTATTTAATTAGTACAGATCTAGCACAGGGCTTTGTTCTGCATGCGTTCTCATTCTGGGATGGTATCGGGATGTATATGAAGATCGCGATGGCGGTTTCGCTTGTCATTTCAATCCCTTTTATTGCTTATCAATTGTGGGCTTTTATTAGTCCAGGCCTTCGACCAGAAGAGCGTAGTGCAACATTGCGTTATGTTCCATATGTTTTTGTTCTTTTTTTAATCGGTCTTTCTTTTGCTTATTATGTGGTTTTTCCAATGGCGCTTTCGTTCACGATCTCAATCACCCGGAGTATGGGGCTGGAAGAGACCTACGGAATTGCGCAATATTTTAACTTCATGTTCAGTCTGGTGCTACCTTTAGCGTTGTTGTTTGAGCTTCCGCTGCTGGTGATGTTTCTGACCAAACTGCGGGTTCTTAATCCGATACGCTTGCGTAAAATGCGTCGATACGCCTATTTCACGCTTGTCTTTATCGCCGTAGTCATCACTCCCCCAGATTTCATCTCGGACTTTCTGGTGACAATTCCACTGCTCATTTTGTATGAGTTCAGTGTATTCTTATCTGCATTTGTCTATCGCAAACAGCTTGCTGCAGATGCAGCGAGGGAAGAACAGTATGTTAAGAGTGAGGAAGAGTGATTAAGGGCTGTCGCTAAGTAGATATTTCTACGAAAGAGACAGCTCTTTTATTTTTAAAACGCCTTTAAAGTAAAGATGTGTTTAGTCTTTTTGAAATGTTCAAGCGTAGGTGGTACAGTTGAAACTACTGGGAATCAAACGCATATTTTCACACCCTGTGGATAGAATGTTATAGAGTGTGTGCCTAGGACAACCGGTGAAACGTTGTTTTTACGAAAACAAATGCGAATTTGTGTAAAAGGACTTGAAATTCGGGCTCAAGTTGAGTATCATAAAAATTGTTGTTAGCACTACAGACCGTCGAGTGCTAACGCTTATGGAAAATATGAGATGGACCAGAGATTTGTAGCGTCCAATTGATATTTTTCATAAACATCAGAGAGTTAGAAGTAAGGCCAGCAAGTTCTAAACTATGTTTTGAAGCAAAATAACATAATTTTAAAGGAGGCTATTTTTTCATGATCAAACCTTTAGGTGAACGCGTATTGGTGCTACCGAGCGAGCAGGAGGAAACCACTTCATTCGGGATTGTGCTTCCGGACTCCTCGAAAGAAAAGCCACAAGAAGGAACAATTATTGCAGTAGGCAGCGGAGCTTTGAAAGATGGAGTACGTGTAGCGCTTGAAGTAAAAGAAGGCGACCGTGTTCTTTTCTCAAAATATGCAGGAACAGAAATCAAATACGAAGGCAAAGAATATTTGATTATGAAAGAAAGCGACATTCACGCGATTCTTGACTAAGCGAGATTCGATCATAAGCTAAATCTAAACTACTTAAAGTAACGTGATATACAAAAAATTCTAGGAGGTAATTACACAATGGCTAAAGAAATTAAATTTAGTGAAGAAGCTCGCCGCTCTATGTTGCGCGGTGTAGATGCTTTGGCAAATGCGGTAAAAGTTACACTCGGACCAAAAGGCCGTAACGTGGTGCTTGAGAAAAAATTTGGTAGCCCGCTTATCACTAACGATGGTGTAACTATCGCTAAAGAAATCGAACTTGAAGATGCATTCGAGAACATGGGTGCTCAACTAGTTAAAGAAGTTGCTACTAAGACTAACGATGTAGCCGGTGACGGTACTACAACTGCAACGGTTCTGGCACAAGCTATGATCCGTGAAGGTCTGAAGAACGTAACTGCAGGCGCTAACCCAATGGTTATTCGCAAAGGGATCGACAAAGCAGTTCGTGCAGCAGTTGAAGAATTGCAAAAAATCGCTAAGCCAATCGAAGACTCCCAAGCTATCGCTCAAGTAGCTGCTATCTCTGCTGCTGACGAAGAAGTGGGCCAATTGATTGCTGAAGCTATGGAAAAAGTAGGTAAAGACGGTGTTATCACTGTTGAAGAATCCCGTGGATTCGCTACTGAGCTTGAAGTTGTAGAAGGTATGCAGTTCGACCGCGGTTACATTTCCCCGTACATGATTACTGATACGGACAAAATGGAAGCTGTTCTGGAGAACCCATACATCTTGATCACTGATAAAAAAATCAGCAGCACTCAAGAAATTCTTCCATTGCTTGAAAAAATCGTTCAACAAGCTAGACCGCTTGTTATTATCGCTGAAGATATCGAAGGCGAAGCACAAGCTATGTTGATCGTGAACAAACTGCGTGGAACATTCAACGCTGTTGCTGTTAAAGCTCCTGGCTTTGGCGACCGCCGCGAAGCTATGCTGCAAGATATCGCTGCTCTGACTGGTGGTCAAGTGATCACTGAGAAGCTCGGTCTTGATCTGAAGAGCACTTCCATTGAACAACTGGGTAACGCACGTCAAGTACGCGTAACTAAAGAAAACACAACAATCGTAGACGGAAGCGGCGACAAAGCGGACATCAATGCTCGCGTAAGCCAAATTCGTGCTCAACTGGAAGAAACAACTTCCGAGTTCGACAAAGAGAAATTGCAAGAGCGTTTGGCTAAATTGGCTGGCGGCGTAGCCGTTGTCAAAGTTGGCGCTGCAACTGAAACTGAATTGAAAGAGCGTAAGCTTCGCATCGAAGACGCCCTGAACGCAACTCGCGCTGCGGTTGAAGAAGGTATCGTTTCTGGTGGTGGTACAGCTCTTGTGAACGTATATAGTGCTGTTGCTGCTGTAGATGTAACTGGCGACGAGAAAACAGGCGTTAACATCGTGCTTCGTGCGCTTGAAGAGCCAATTCGCACCATCGCAGCTAACGCTGGTCAAGAAGGTTCCGTAATCGTGGACCGCTTGAAAAAAGAAGCAGTAGGTATCGGCTACAACGCTGCTACTGGTGAATGGGTGAACATGTTCG
This Paenibacillus sp. FSL R5-0345 DNA region includes the following protein-coding sequences:
- a CDS encoding 2-isopropylmalate synthase, which translates into the protein MIIPVKKRIQIFDTTLRDGEQAPGASLTPEQKILLAYKLADLGVDVMEPGFPISSPGDFAAVQTISRKVRNVEICGFARAVKGDIDAAVRATQDAERRRIHLFISSSDIHLQHQLRMSRAEVVAKAREMTAYARQFSDVVEFTAMDAARTGIDDLIEMVEAVIEEGASIINLPDTVGYALPHEYGEMFRRVRLGARGGDKVSYSAHCHNDLGLAVANSLAAIDGGATQIEVTVNGVGERTGNCALEELVMALETRGDAIGAETGIVLDKLYDTSRMISGAMHFPIAYNKPVVGRNAFQHESGIHQDGLLKDRSTYEIMDPERLGIPRSMIILGKHSGRHALKDRAAKYGITLEPAELDALYESFKETADRQKVVSDDQLLQMVSTTTGQQAQVYELGEVQVLAGSAQRRVAAVTVRHLKSGQETSHTSTGDGPLEAIIAAIGQGITEDIDFAGLELHSLGSGENAQAEAAVMVEWEGLKFRGTATHQDIIMAAGIAYIAACNAALLSTQIV
- a CDS encoding ABC-F family ATP-binding cassette domain-containing protein: MLLQATGITKSYGIQNVLDGISLQVNEKERVGLVGVNGAGKSTFLQILAGEMSYDSGQIHKSKETTIGYLAQNSGLQSDKTIHEEMMAVFAPLIEAEAELREMEVSIADPKLAEDPKRYEELLERYARRSDWFKDHGGYEMNTRIRSVLHGMGFGEFPPDTPIATLSGGQKTRLALARILLQAPDLLMLDEPTNHLDIETLTWLEDYLRSYAGGILVVSHDRYFLDRLVTTIVEIERHQSRRYTGNYSRYVDLKAAEYEARMKQYEKQQDEISRMEDFVQKNIVRASTTKRAQSRRKALEKMDRIDRPMGDLKKASFSFEPDFMSGKEVLQVRNVAVSFNDGPPLFKDASFELRRGETAALIGPNGIGKSTLLQCMTGTREPSAGTVNWGTKVKVAYYDQEQTRLNPKNTVMEELWSEYPMIEEARIRTILGNFLFSGEDVLKKISALSGGEKARVALSKLMLRGANMLILDEPTNHLDLVSREVLESALIDFEGTLLFISHDRYFLNKMAERVLELHPEGIDQYLGNYDDYIEKKRELEEIAKDAAELASKNVNKDAAVPEKSTVSSFEADKQAKREERNRKRRIAELEEGIASLEESIAFIENEMTKPEVYQDYLALQGYEEDLKNKKTQLTDLFNEWEILADE
- a CDS encoding 5-formyltetrahydrofolate cyclo-ligase; protein product: MSSKGSVISKIKQQLRTEKTIARNELSSDQKRELSFLVCKHASEWLKTKDIASLMAYVSFRSELDTNALLTQAWKDQRRVLLPRVIPASGAMSVHRVSAWSELEPGAFGIHEPIVSGKDSQEIEVVTLPEVVFVPGLAFDLQGGRLGYGRGYYDRLRATWETEEYAAAKPPVWIGLAYSMQLVPKVPMDEHDAFMDMLITENGIVHCRKGE
- the moaC gene encoding cyclic pyranopterin monophosphate synthase MoaC; its protein translation is MELTHFNEQGRARMVDVSEKEITKRTAVARSKIKMATETLSAIKEGKISKGDVLAVAQIAGIMAAKKTSDWIPMCHPLPLTGIDISFSDNSEDELYIEATVHTTGKTGVEMEALTAVSASALTVYDMCKALQKDMIIGPTLLVSKSGGKNGDYALEP
- a CDS encoding MogA/MoaB family molybdenum cofactor biosynthesis protein, with translation MAWKTAILTASDKGARGEREDTSAQVIRELVEEELGGEIVEYRIVPDEQDEIIAALIELTDYFQADLVLTTGGTDLAIRDVTPEATRRVIEREVPGLSEAMRSTVMQKNRAVMLFRGICGIRGRTLIVNLPGTPKGVHENLAAIMDQLPEALLMVTGQYRQ
- a CDS encoding twin-arginine translocase TatA/TatE family subunit; translated protein: MFSGIGTPGIILLVILALLLFGPNKLPELGRAVGRTFREFKEGAREIIGDTDPVKKSEAPVPTAPQTVAADIPQDKRLPE
- the tatC gene encoding twin-arginine translocase subunit TatC, producing MSLETEEMSVVDHLTELRKRIIYVLIVFILGLVGGLFCAKPIYDYLISTDLAQGFVLHAFSFWDGIGMYMKIAMAVSLVISIPFIAYQLWAFISPGLRPEERSATLRYVPYVFVLFLIGLSFAYYVVFPMALSFTISITRSMGLEETYGIAQYFNFMFSLVLPLALLFELPLLVMFLTKLRVLNPIRLRKMRRYAYFTLVFIAVVITPPDFISDFLVTIPLLILYEFSVFLSAFVYRKQLAADAAREEQYVKSEEE
- the groES gene encoding co-chaperone GroES; this translates as MIKPLGERVLVLPSEQEETTSFGIVLPDSSKEKPQEGTIIAVGSGALKDGVRVALEVKEGDRVLFSKYAGTEIKYEGKEYLIMKESDIHAILD
- the groL gene encoding chaperonin GroEL (60 kDa chaperone family; promotes refolding of misfolded polypeptides especially under stressful conditions; forms two stacked rings of heptamers to form a barrel-shaped 14mer; ends can be capped by GroES; misfolded proteins enter the barrel where they are refolded when GroES binds); the protein is MAKEIKFSEEARRSMLRGVDALANAVKVTLGPKGRNVVLEKKFGSPLITNDGVTIAKEIELEDAFENMGAQLVKEVATKTNDVAGDGTTTATVLAQAMIREGLKNVTAGANPMVIRKGIDKAVRAAVEELQKIAKPIEDSQAIAQVAAISAADEEVGQLIAEAMEKVGKDGVITVEESRGFATELEVVEGMQFDRGYISPYMITDTDKMEAVLENPYILITDKKISSTQEILPLLEKIVQQARPLVIIAEDIEGEAQAMLIVNKLRGTFNAVAVKAPGFGDRREAMLQDIAALTGGQVITEKLGLDLKSTSIEQLGNARQVRVTKENTTIVDGSGDKADINARVSQIRAQLEETTSEFDKEKLQERLAKLAGGVAVVKVGAATETELKERKLRIEDALNATRAAVEEGIVSGGGTALVNVYSAVAAVDVTGDEKTGVNIVLRALEEPIRTIAANAGQEGSVIVDRLKKEAVGIGYNAATGEWVNMFEAGIVDPAKVTRSALQNAASVAAMFLTTEAVIADKPEPEKPGMPDMGGMGGMGGMM